In the genome of Paramisgurnus dabryanus chromosome 18, PD_genome_1.1, whole genome shotgun sequence, one region contains:
- the LOC141281007 gene encoding uncharacterized protein — MRFRQKAGLKTHMRLHTNERPYECSECGKSFRDSGTLKSHQNTHSKQKPYQCSHCDKQFCHKSHLVCHERVHTGEKPHRCGVCGKSFTRHDSLVTHLRVHTGEKPYKCSQCDKTFAWSNYLKIHKRVHTGEKPYQCSHCEKSFSTSSYLNVHLRFHTGEKLYHCSVCGMSFKLHDHVVNHQRVHTGEKPFKCSQCGKTFTFSSNLKVHERIHTGKKPYQCSQCDKTFAYSSNLKVHERIHTGKKPFHCSICKESFAYYKRLQNHQKKHLG, encoded by the coding sequence ATGAGATTCAGGCAAAAAGCCGGTCTGAAGACACACATGCGTTTACACACCAATGAGAGACCGTACGAGTGCAGTGAATGTGGAAAATCCTTTAGGGATTCaggaacattaaaatcacaccAGAATACTCACTCAAAACAGAAACCCTATCAAtgttcacactgtgataaaCAGTTCTGTCATAAATCTCATCTTGTATGCcatgagagagttcacactggagagaaacctcatcgctgtggtgtctgtgggaagagttttaccCGACATGACAGTTTAGTGACACACCTGAGAGTTCATaccggagagaaaccttacaaatgctctcaatGTGACAAGACGTTTGCTTGGTCAAATTACTTAAAAATCCAtaagagagttcatactggagagaaaccttaccaGTGCTCTCACTGTGAAAAGAGCTTCTCTACTTCATCTTATCTCAATGTTCATCTGAGatttcacactggagagaaactttatcactgtagtgtctgtgggatGAGTTTTAAACTACATGATCATGTAGTGAATCACCAGAGAGTTCATACCGGAGAGAAACCTTTCAAGTGCTCTCAGTGTGGCAAGACGTTTACTTTTTCAAGTAACCTAAAAGTCCATGAGAGAATTCATACTGGAAAGAAACCTTACCagtgctctcagtgtgacaagacctTTGCTTATTCAAGTAACCTAAAAGTCCATGAGAGAATTCATACTGGAAAGAAACCTTTCCACTGCTCCATCTGTAAAGAGAGTTTCGCTTATTATAAAAGACTTCAGAATCATCAGAAGAAACATCTTGGCTAA